From the Solanum stenotomum isolate F172 chromosome 4, ASM1918654v1, whole genome shotgun sequence genome, one window contains:
- the LOC125863300 gene encoding cyclic nucleotide-gated ion channel 4-like: MASHHELELSNNYSDRSDDDMDEDEEEQDNIEEEEQEDDNSNDYNICSGRSRRGGLTDFFSWKVIDPRAPWVQEWNRVFLLVCATGLFVDPLFFYALSISETCMCLFIDGWFAVTVTVLRCMTDAMHLWNMWIQFKMHKLRPYDGKMDENRISSSSRGSQLHQDQSFRCFVALRYLKSKKGFFFDLFVILPLPQIVMWVGIPGLLEKGYTTTVMTVLLIMFLFQYLPKIYHSVCLLRRMQNLSGYIFGTVWWGIALNLIAYFVASHAVGACWYLLGIQRAAKCLKQQCRVTNGCSLSMLACEEQIFYGTSNLVKHKSRVIWGETKIPRSTCLASEHNFDYGVYKWTVQLVTNENRFEKILFPIFWGLMTLSTFGNLESTTDWLEDVFIIIVLTTGLLLVTMLIGNIKVFLHATTSKKQAMQLKMRNVEWWMRRRRLPQGFKQRVRNYERHRFAATRGVDEYEMISNLPEGLRRDIKYHLCLDLVRQVPLFQHMDNLVLENICDRVKSLIFTKGETITREGDPVQRMLFIVRGHLQSSQELREGVKSCCMLGPGNFSGDELLSWCLRKPFVERLPPSSSSLETLETTEAFGLEADDVKYVTQHFRYTFVNEKVKRSARYYSPGWRTWAAVAIQLAWRRYRHRLTLTSLSFIRPRRPLSRSSSLTEDRLRLYTALLTSPKPNQDDFDF, from the exons atggctAGTCATCATGAACTTGAACTATCAAATAATTATAGTGATCGAAGTGATGATGACATGGACGAGGACGAGGAAGAGCAAGATAACATAGAAGAGGAGGAACAAGAAGATGATAATTCTAATGACTACAACATTTGTAGTGGTCGTAGTCGAAGAGGAGGACTGACAGACTTTTTCTCGTGGAAAGTCATAGACCCTAGAGCGCCTTGGGTTCAAGAATGGAATAGAGTATTTTTATTAGTATGCGCCACGGGGCTATTTGTGGATCCTCTTTTTTTCTACGCCCTTTCTATAAGCGAGACTTGCATGTGCCTTTTTATCGACGGTTGGTTCGCGGTAACGGTCACGGTTCTTCGATGCATGACCGATGCGATGCATTTATGGAACATGTGGATACAATTCAAGATGCATAAATTACGTCCTTACGATGGAAAAATGGATGAAAATCGAATTAGTAGTAGTAGTCGAGGTTCTCAACTACATCAAGACCAGAGTTTTCGATGTTTTGTGGCCTTACGATACTTGAAATCCAAGAAGGGTTTCTTTTTCGATCTCTTTGTCATCCTTCCTTTACCTCAG ATAGTAATGTGGGTAGGGATTCCAGGTTTATTGGAGAAAGGATATACAACAACAGTGATGACAGTGTTATTAATAATGTTTCTGTTTCAATATCTGCCCAAAATTTATCACTCTGTTTGCCTACTAAGACGCATGCAGAATCTCTCTGGATACATTTTTGGTACTGTTTGGTGGGGAATTGCTCTTAACTTGATTGCTTATTTTGTTGCCTCTCAC GCAGTGGGAGCATGTTGGTACTTGCTAGGAATCCAAAGGGCTGCAAAATGTTTGAAACAACAGTGCAGAGTTACAAATGGTTGTAGCCTAAGTATGTTGGCATGTGAAGAGCAAATATTTTATGGAACAAGTAATTTGGTGAAGCATAAAAGTAGAGTCATATGGGGTGAGACCAAAATTCCAAGATCAACATGTCTAGCCTCTGAACACAATTTTGATTATGGAGTTTATAAATGGACTGTTCAACTTGTCACAAATGAGAATCGTTTCGAGAAAATATTATTTCCCATCTTCTGGGGTCTTATGACTCTCAG TACATTTGGCAATTTGGAGAGCACAACAGATTGGTTGGAAGATGTATTCATAATCATTGTTCTCACTACTGGTCTTCTTCTTGTCACTATGTTGATTGGTAATATCAAG GTCTTCTTGCATGCAACAACATCAAAGAAACAAGCAATGCAACTAAAAATGAGAAATGTAGAATGGTGGATGAGGAGAAGAAGGTTGCCTCAAGGATTCAAGCAAAGGGTCAGAAATTATGAAAGGCATAGATTTGCAGCAACAAGGGGAGTTGATGAATATGAGATGATAAGCAACCTTCCTGAGGGACTTAGAAGAGACATCAAATATCATCTTTGTTTGGACTTGGTTAGACAG GTTCCTTTGTTTCAACATATGGATAATTTGGTCCTGGAGAACATATGCGATCGCGTCAAGTCCTTGATTTTCACAAAGGGGGAAACC ataaCAAGAGAAGGTGATCCAGTTCAAAGAATGTTGTTCATAGTGAGAGGCCATCTCCAAAGCAGTCAAGAACTTCGGGAAGGTGTCAAAAGTTGTTGCATGTTAGGCCCTGGAAACTTCAGCGGCGACGAACTTCTCTCATG GTGCCTCCGGAAACCCTTCGTGGAGCGTCTACCGCCTTCCTCCTCATCGCTAGAGACTCTCGAGACCACAGAAGCGTTTGGCCTCGAAGCAGACGATGTCAAGTATGTCACTCAACATTTTCGCTACACATTTGTGAATGAGAAAGTGAAGAGAAGCGCCAGATATTATTCTCCAGGATGGCGAACTTGGGCTGCCGTTGCTATTCAGTTGGCCTGGAGGAGATATAGACACCGGTTGACACTCACATCGTTGTCATTCATTCGACCAAGAAGACCGTTGTCTCGATCTTCGTCATTGACAGAAGACAGACTCAGGCTTTATACAGCTTTGCTCACTTCACCAAAGCCTAATCAggatgattttgatttttaa
- the LOC125861624 gene encoding uncharacterized protein LOC125861624 has protein sequence MAAKLRFECTNNMAEYEACILGLKMAIDMNIHELLVIGDSDLLIHQVQGEWVVKNLKITPYVRYIQKLCKKFCKIEFRHTPRTHNELTNALAIIASMIKHPDTSYIDPVDIEVKEQPAHSWGMDIIGPIEPAASNRHRFILVVIDYFTKWVESASYKSVWSARIHHN, from the exons atggcggctaaactccgatttgaATGCACGAACAATATGGCCGAATATGAAGCTTGTATCCTTGGTTTGAAGATGGCCATCGACATGAATATTCATGAGCTTCTGGTTATTGGAGACTCAGACTTActgattcatcaggttcaaggagaatgggtCGTGAAAAACCTAAAGATCACACCGTATGTGCggtatatacagaagttgtgcaagAAATTTTgcaagattgagttcagacaCACTCCCAGGACACATAATGAGTTGACCAATGCTCTTGCCATCATCGCGTCAATGATTAAGCATCCAGacacaagttatattgatccagtggatatagaggtaaaagagcagCCTGCCCACt cttggggcatggatatCATTGGCCCAATAGAGCCAGCTGCCTCTAACagacacagattcattttggttgtcATTGACTATTTCACCAAATGGGTAGAATCAGCTTCGTACAAATCG gtttggagtgcCAGAATCCATCATAACTGA
- the LOC125863339 gene encoding vesicle-associated protein 4-1-like: MAAADHRKRQQSNGKLSWLCPFTKSIFPAKRRLRLDPSNNLYFPYEPGKQAKSAIKIKNTSKSFVAFKFQTTAPKSCYMRPPGGILVPGESLIATVFKFIEQPENNEKPLDQKTKVKFKIISLKVKEGTDYVPELFDEQKDKVSIERTLKVVFLDPERPSPALDKLKRQLAQAEAATEAEKKPPVDTGPKVVGEGLIVDEWKERRERYLARQQVEAVDSVKQ, encoded by the exons ATGGCTGCTGCCGACCACCGCAAGCGACAGCAGTCCAACGGGAAACTCTCGTGGCTTTGCCCCTTCACTAAATCGATATTTCCGGCTAAGCGTCGGCTCCGGCTCGATCCTTCTAACAATCTCTACTTTCCAT ATGAACCGGGAAAGCAGGCGAAGAGTGCCATAAAGATTAAGAACACAAGCAAATCTTTTGTAGCATTCAAG TTTCAAACTACTGCACCAAAGAGCTGCTACATGCGACCTCCTGGAGGTATTCTTGTACCTGGGGAAAGCTTGATTGCTACTG TCTTCAAGTTTATTGAACAACCTGAGAACAATGAGAAACCTTTAGATCAAAAGACCAAAGTAAAGTTCAAGATCATAAGTTTGAAGGTGAAAGAAGGAACTGATTACGTACCTGAGTTG TTTGATGAACAGAAGGATAAAGTCAGTATTGAGCGTACTCTAAAGGTGGTGTTCTTGGACCCTGAACGCCCTTCTCCA GCACTGGATAAACTAAAACGTCAGCTGGCCCAAGCTGAGGCTGCAACAGAAGCTGAGAAGAAACCCCCCGTTGACACAGGTCCAAAAGTTGTGGGAGAAGGTTTAATAGTAGATGAATGG AAAGAGCGGAGGGAGAGGTATCTTGCTCGGCAACAAGTTGAGGCAGTGGATTCAGTAAAGCAGTAG
- the LOC125863314 gene encoding probable sodium/metabolite cotransporter BASS1, chloroplastic, with translation MQALVSAPSSCYINYTGRRRFIHNNQYHTSKSYPFSSSSSSSPTKSLYFSSSHLPFQSQNLVLYQKPISLIPSGQLLCSNSSTAITADGDDNKNKSFGDWIQSVGETISVLFPLWVALGCLIGLLKPSSYNWVKPQWTVMGITLTMLGMGMTLTFDDLRGALAMPKELFCGFVLQYSVMPLSGYFVSKLLNLPSHYAAGLILVGCCPGGTASNIVTYIARGNVALSVLMTAASTLSAVVMTPFLTEKLAGQFVAVDAAGLFMSTLQVVLLPVLAGAFLNQYFKGLVKFVSPLMPPIAVATVAVLCGNAIAQSSSAILMSGQQVVIATALLHASGFFFGYVLARMLGVDVSSSRTISIEVGMQNSVLGVVLATQHFGNPLTAVPCAVSSVCHSIFGSALAGIWRRSIPDKVQN, from the exons ATGCAGGCTCTCGTGTCAGCACCAAGTAGCTGTTACATCAATTACACAGGAAGACGAAGATTTATACACAATAATCAATATCACACCTCTAAGAGTTaccccttttcttcttcttcttcttcatcaccCACTAAATCACTTTATTTCTCAAGCTCCCATTTGCCTTTTCAATCACAAAATCTTGTTCTGTATCAAAAACCCATTTCATTAATACCCAGCGGACAGCTTCTGTGTTCAAATTCATCAACTGCCATTACTGCTGATGGTGATGACAACAAGAATAAAAGCTTTGGGGATTGGATCCAAAGTGTTGGGGAAACGATTTCTGTTTTGTTTCCTTTGTGGGTAGCTTTGGGTTGCTTGATTGGGCTGCTTAAACCTAGCTCATACAATTGGGTCAAACCTCAATGGACTGTGATGGGTATTACACTAACGATGCTTGGCATGGGAATGACTCTTACTTTCGATGACCTTCGTGGTGCTTTAGCCATGCCTAAAGAGTTGTTCTGCGGTTTCGTCCTTCAGTATTCG GTGATGCCTTTATCAGGATATTTTGTTAGCAAGCTATTAAATTTGCCATCCCATTATGCAGCAGGCTTGATATTGGTTGGCTGCTGTCCTGGAG GGACGGCAAGTAACATTGTCACTTACATTGCACG TGGAAATGTGGCGCTTTCAGTTTTGATGACTGCTGCAAGTACCCTATCTGCCGTG GTGATGACCCCTTTTCTAACAGAGAAACTTGCAGGGCAATTTGTCGCAGTTGATGCAGCTGGGCTTTTCATGTCCACTTTACAG GTGGTGCTTCTTCCTGTATTAGCTGGTGCATTTCTGAATCAGTATTTCAAAGGCCTTGTCAAATTTGTGTCTCCATTGATGCCACCTATTGCTGTAGCAACTGTTGCAGTTCTTTGTGGAAATGCAATTGCACAGAGTTCTTCCGCAATCCTTATGTCAGGTCAACAGGTTGTCATAGCTACTGCTCTTCTTCATGCGTCTGGCTTCTTCTTTGGCTATGTACTTGCGAGGATGCTTGGAGTTGATGTGTCCTCCTCAAGGACAATATCTATTGAAGTCGGCATGCAg AACTCGGTTCTTGGAGTAGTTCTAGCCACTCAGCACTTCGGTAATCCACTTACTGCAGTACCATGTGCAGTTTCTAGTGTTTGTCACTCGATATTTGGTAGTGCCTTGGCTGGCATATGGAGGCGTTCTATTCCAGATAAAGTGCAGAACTAA